The nucleotide window GTTGTGCCGACGCTGGTGTCCCTCTGTTTGCGTGCCTTACTTAATTGGGATGATCATTAAGGACCCCGAGTAATAGTCAATGTTAGGTCTAACCTGGaactttctctctctctctctctcagagGTAGACGAAGGAGTACAAGAAGATAGTTTTCTGGCGACTAATGCTCTGGCACTCAAACCGCCTTTTTTTTTTGCTCTTATCGTCAAAACAACCAGCTTACGAGTCTTTAAGTAATAGCCTGTCGCACGCATGCATAGCCGGTCCACCATGCTGGCTGCTAGAAGGGATAGAGGGGGATTGGCGTAATGCGATGGATGTATTATTGAGCCTTAGGGCGAGTATATATTGAATACAAGACTTGAAGGGTATGACGCCTCTCCTATAGATTAGGTAGGAGACGGATTACAAATTCTAGACTACCAAACACATGTAACCCAGATATATCTCTAACATCCTCCCGCAGTCATAGCGGTAGCGTTGCGAACAACATAAGCGTTGCGAACAACATAAGCGTTGCGGACGATCAGACTGGAGAGAATAGCATCCGACGGCTGGCATCCCCCCGCATTCGTAGCGGGAGCGTCGTGGACGGTGTCAGGTCGCGGATGTGTTGACTGTAGAGGAAGCCGTCGAGTTTCTCAAGCGAGGTGACAGCCCTTTGTGTCGTTGTCGAGGTAGCTGAGAGCATCGGTCGTGAAGCCGTGGTGGAGATAGCCGTGCGGAGAATGCCGTGGTCCATGTCGAGTCGGGGTGGCCGATGTCGAGGAAGTCGCCATGGAGCCACAGGTGCAAGGAGGCGCTGAGTTAGTCATGGACGCAGTGGTGTTGAGGTAGTGGTGCGCCGGGAAGAAGACGGTATTGATGAAGCTCCGCGCCGGGTTTTGTCAGACCCAGGGACACGTCGTAGACGAAGGCACAcatcggtgttgccagcaccgggcatgcgtagacggACGAAGACGAAGTTGACGAAGCGCCGCACCAGGCTTGCCAGGCCAGGGGACACGTCATGGACGAAGGCACGCATCAGTGgtgccagcaccgggcatgcaTATACGGGGACCTGCACGAGCTGTATGCCATGTCGAGGAGTCGGAGGGGCCAGCAGAGAAGGAGACTCGACGACGGTTGTGGCGCCAATCGGCATGGGGCCGATGTCACCGACGGTGGTTGGAGTAGACAAAGTGGTCGGAGAAGATGACGACGACGTTGCTGACGAGTTGGTGCTGGACGAAGACGAAGGGGGTGGACTGACGGCGCGGCTTCGGTGAGCGAGCGGTAGCGGCGCCGAGGAAGTAGAGCGGCAGCAACGGACTGAGGAGGCGGCGGTAGCGGTGCTCGAAATAGGCGAGGAGAACCCAACAACGTGACAAAGACCGGCGCAAACGGCGCCAAGGGAGGAGGCGCACATCGCATACGACGGGAGCTAGCTACTCTGTCAGTGAATCTGCTTAAACTCACAATTGTTTCATAGGCTCATTATTGCGTATGATCCCGAGTGCCTTCTCCAGGTTGGCCACCACGTTTGACATGGCTGGCCGGTCCTTGCCGTGCGGCCACAGGCAGAGCCTCGCCGTGTGTGTCACGAGCTCGAGCGCCTCCAACTGTCGCAGCATGGGCTGCAACTGCAACACCGGGCGGCCGTCTAGCATATCGTGCAGATTACCGTCTCGAATGACCGGGAGCGTGGAGTCCACCAGGGTCACGACGTCCTCGCCCTTCACCCGGCCGCTGCTGACCGGCGGCCTCCCGGTCAGCGCCTCCAAAATGACAACACCGAAGCTGTACACGTCGCTGGCCAGGTTCATGCGCCCCGTGCACCGGTACTCCGGGTCGATGTACCCGGGAGTGCCGACGACCTCCGCAACGAGCTGGTCCGCCTGCAAGACCTGTACGCTGACGAAGCCAGATAGGCGCGGCATCGAGTAACAGTTGGTGTCGAGGTGGATGTTGGACGAGCTCACGAAATGACAACACCGAAGCTGTACACGTCGCTGGCCAGGTTCATGCGCCCCGTGCACCGGTACTCCGGGTCGATGTACCCGGGAGTGCCGACGACCTCCGCAACGAGCTGGTCCGCCTGCAAGACCTGTACGCTGACGAAGCCAGATAGGCGCGGCATCGAGTAACAGTTGGTGTCGAGGTGGATGTTGGACGAGCTCACGTTGCCGTGGATGATCGCGCAGCGGTGCAAGTGCTCTATGGCCCGGGATACGCCCAGCAGCACCTCCACGCGGGTcctccaggacaccgtcaccggCGACGAGCTGGAGACACCGTGCACCAGGTGGTCTCTCAGCGTGGCGTTGCTCATATGCCCCTGCTCGTAGACGAGGATCTTACGCTCTGCCACGAACGCGTCGTCCACGTCTTGCAGGGAACCGGCAGAGGAGCAGCCCGGCATCTCGCCGTCGCTAGTGTGCTCCGGAGAAAACATTTCGAGGATCTTGTGCTCCTCCATGAACGCCTCCTCCACGTCGTGGAGGGAGGCAGCCGAGTAGCAGCCCGGCACCTCGCCGGTGTCTTCGGGAGGAAAGATTCCTAGGATCTTGCACTGCGCTGCAAACGCGTCCTCTACGTTCGGCTGGGAGCCAGCAGAGGAGCAGATCGGCACCTCGCCGGTGTGGATGGCAGGAAATATCTCGAGGAGCTCCGCCACGAACACGTCCTCCTGCTCCACCTTCCGCGGAGCCGGGGATCCGGGACAGGAGCAGCCTGGTTCATTGAGGCGGCGGGCGATGGCGGCGTAGCTGATCAAGGGGAAGAGGCTGAGGTGGGAGTCGATCCTGGCGTTGACTGACCTTAACCTATCGGCGTGGATGCTTGCCCGGAAGAATTGCTTGGCGGTGCTCCGCTTCTGGAAAGCGACGATGAGGTCGTATGCCTGTTGCAGCATGTCGATCAGCTCGGCCAGCGGCCGCTCCAACTCCGGGTCCGGCGGCAGGCCATGCAGCACGTGGCCGATCGTGGGCAGGCGGTCCCTGAGGTGGTCGTACTCCACCTTGTTCTGGCGCGCCGTCTCCACCACCCGCTTGATCTTGCCTATGATCCCCACCGCGGCCCCGACAAGCTGCGTCGTGCTGACCGCGATCTCCATATGACACACTGTACGCTATAGTCGTCCCAAGAAGAGGAAACAGAGGTAGAAGAAGTAGCTAGAGGAGTAGCATGCATTGATGAATGTGCCTATCAGACTATCAGTAGCTAATATATACATATAGCACGTAGTTTGTAGTTTTTTTTAACGTGAAATTCATATAGAGCGAGTCGCTTTGGAGACCAAGTACTAGAGTAGTACGTACTTAGTGCCCACAAGTAGCTAATTTAGTGGAAGTAAATTAGTGCCCACGAGTCCTACTGAACTTTGATTCTTGGAGAAGATGCTCTCACGTCGTGGAAATTCGGAGGAAATTCCGCAGGTGGAAGGGCGTCGTCCACGTGGAAGACCGTGAGCAGTCGGGTCCTCCTCGCTACTCTCGATCGATCTGCACCCTTGAGTATATTGGTCAGCGCTGATCGTACGGTGGACCCTCCTCAGCCCTTGATCGTAAGGCGAGCGCTGACTTCAGCTTACAGCGCGTCCCTTTCACCACCCACCCTCACACGCGTTTGCTTCACCCACACACCATGTTGAGTACTCTCTCCGTTTTAAATTACTCGTTGCATAAATGAATGTATGTAAAACTTAAATACATCTAAATACATCCATATccgcgacaagtaattcggaacggaggaaGAGTACTTTACTACTTTCTTATTATTGAACCGTGTACTAGGACTATAAATAAACCGGTCAGCCGGCCAACGCATGTCATCTGTGGTAACCGTAACCGTGTATAATAGAGAATACCCCACGCGTCGTTGAGGGAACTGATGATGATAGAAATTTAGGTTGATATCATCATAATCAAAATTAAAAATAGTTATGATTTATTATATTTGATCATGTATCGTTGTAAAATATTCATTGAAGACAAGTGGAATAATTGAATGGTAAACAGTTTCCTATGCATGGTTGAATATTGTGGTGAATTTTTTTCCATGCATGATTGCATGTTGTGATGGGTCTTTATGTCATTCATAATTGTATG belongs to Triticum urartu cultivar G1812 unplaced genomic scaffold, Tu2.1 TuUngrouped_contig_8962, whole genome shotgun sequence and includes:
- the LOC125532071 gene encoding putative receptor protein kinase CRINKLY4, translating into MEIAVSTTQLVGAAVGIIGKIKRVVETARQNKVEYDHLRDRLPTIGHVLHGLPPDPELERPLAELIDMLQQAYDLIVAFQKRSTAKQFFRASIHADRLRSVNARIDSHLSLFPLISYAAIARRLNEPGCSCPGSPAPRKVEQEDVFVAELLEIFPAIHTGEVPICSSAGSQPNVEDAFAAQCKILGIFPPEDTGEVPGCYSAASLHDVEEAFMEEHKILEMFSPEHTSDGEMPGCSSAGSLQDVDDAFVAERKILVYEQGHMSNATLRDHLVHGVSSSSPVTVSWRTRVEVLLGVSRAIEHLHRCAIIHGNVSSSNIHLDTNWMPRLSGFVSVQVLQADQLVAEVVGTPGYIDPEYRCTGRMNLASDVYSFGVVILEALTGRPPVSSGRVKGEDVVTLVDSTLPVIRDGNLHDMLDGRPVLQLQPMLRQLEALELVTHTARLCLWPHGKDRPAMSNVVANLEKALGIIRNNEPMKQL